A window from Fragaria vesca subsp. vesca linkage group LG5, FraVesHawaii_1.0, whole genome shotgun sequence encodes these proteins:
- the LOC101301871 gene encoding uncharacterized protein LOC101301871, translating to MDDFDLELDELELTAAAAGYHYYSSITKQPCHSLSPSKGCGFMAEVLNGHGVVFQEMFRMDKNVFHKLCDILRQRGMLRDTAGVMIEEQLGIFLNIIGHNERNRVIQERFHHSGETISRHFNNVLKAVKSLSREFLLTPNPSTPPEILGNNRFYPYFQDCIGVIGGMHIPAQVPAKDQSRFRNKKGVLSQNVLAACTLDLQFIFIYPGWEGSAAGSRVLRAVLDDPHQNFPHIPEDKYFLVDTGYANMKGFIAPFEGVRYHIHEYRGANQLPRNARELFNHRHSSLSNVIRRSFHVLKTRFPILKVAPQYAFHTQRDIVIAACVLHNYIRRECKNDWLFSSMEGMTVDEPPDVDEHTDIGLVSSAQDQVAFSMRESISAEMWNHFMNGWDQW from the exons ATGGATGATTTCGACTTAGAACTGGATGAGTTGGAATTAACTGCAGCAGCGGCTGGGTACCATTATTATAGCAGTATTACCAAGCAACCTTGTCATAGTTTGTCACCCAGTAAAGGATGTGGATTTATGGCAGAGGTGCTAAATGGTCATGGTGTTGTGTTCCAGGAAATGTTTCGAATGGATAAAAATGTATTTCACAAATTGTGTGACATTCTTCGTCAAAGAGGCATGTTGCGTGATACTGCTGGTGTTATGATAGAGGAGCAGCTTGGAATATTTTTGAATATTATTGGCCATAATGAGCGGAACAGAGTAATCCAAGAGCGGTTTCATCACTCAGGTGAAACCATCAGCCGTCATTTCAACAATGTGTTGAAGGCAGTCAAGTCGCTTTCACGTGAATTTTTACTAACTCCAAACCCCAGCACTCCTCCAGAAATCCTTGGAAATAACAGATTTTATCCTTATTTTCAG GATTGTATCGGAGTCATTGGTGGGATGCACATTCCTGCCCAGGTACCAGCCAAAGATCAATCCCGCTTTCGTAATAAGAAAGGCGTTCTATCACAAAATGTGTTGGCAGCTTGCACGTTGGACCTTCAGTTTATATTCATTTATCCTGGTTGGGAAGGCTCTGCAGCAGGTTCACGTGTATTGAGAGCAGTCCTTGATGATCCACATCAAAATTTCCCACATATTCCTGAAG ATAAATATTTCCTTGTTGATACTGGATATGCAAATATGAAGGGATTTATTGCGCCATTCGAAGGGGTCAGGTATCATATCCATGAATATAGAGGTGCTAATCAGTTGCCTAGAAATGCAAGGGAGCTATTTAACCATAGACATTCATCTCTTAGTAATGTCATCCGGAGGTCTTTCCATGTGTTGAAAACTAGGTTTCCTATTCTCAAAGTTGCTCCTCAGTATGCTTTTCATACTCAAAGAGATATAGTTATAGCTGCTTGTGTTCTACATAATTACATCCGACGTGAGTGCAAAAATGATTGGCTGTTTTCCAGCATGGAAGGGATGACAGTGGATGAGCCACCTGATGTTGATGAACATACTGATATCGGGTTGGTTTCTTCAGCACAAGACCAGGTTGCTTTTTCAATGAGAGAATCAATTTCTGCTGAAATGTGGAATCACTTTATGAATGGATGGGATCAGTGGTGA
- the LOC101302164 gene encoding alternative oxidase 3, mitochondrial-like, translating into MNRVALRSVIGGLRSGRSWNQYISPAAARNVESAEFQWRKMMSTGSASAEKEEKESEVKKVEDSTVVSNYWGIMRPKITREDGTEWPWNCFKPWDTYRADTSIDLSKHHVPKNFQDRVAFRAVKFLRVLSDLYFKERHGCHAMMLETVAGVPGMVGGMVLHLRSLRRFEHSGGWIKALLEEAENERMHLMTVGELVKPVWHERLLVLAAQGVFFNAFFVFYLLSPKIAHRFTGYLEEEAVISYTDYLKAIEDGKIENVPAPAIAIDYWRLPKDARLLDVITVIRADEAHHRDVNHFASDIQFQGKELREAPAPIGYH; encoded by the exons ATGAATAGGGTTGCGTTGAGGTCCGTGATCGGAGGTCTGCGCAGTGGCCGGAGCTGGAACCAGTACATTTCTCCTGCTGCAGCTAGGAATGTTGAGAGTGCGGAGTTTCAGTGGAGGAAGATGATGAGCACGGGGTCGGCTTCAGCTGAGAAAGAGGAGAAGGAGAGTGAAGTGAAGAAAGTGGAGGATAGCACGGTGGTTTCGAATTACTGGGGGATTATGAGGCCCAAGATTACTAGGGAGGATGGGACTGAGTGGCCGTGGAATTGCTTCAAG CCATGGGATACTTATCGAGCAGACACGTCCATCGATCTGAGCAAGCACCATGTGCCCAAGAATTTTCAGGACAGAGTTGCCTTCAGGGCTGTCAAGTTTCTTCGAGTTCTATCAGATCTTTACTTCAAG GAGCGGCATGGATGCCACGCAATGATGTTGGAAACTGTCGCAGGTGTCCCTGGCATGGTGGGAGGAATGGTGCTGCACTTAAGATCTCTCCGGAGGTTCGAGCACAGTGGTGGTTGGATCAAAGCTTTGCTTGAAGAAGCAGAGAATGAGAGGATGCACCTTATGACAGTAGGGGAACTCGTGAAGCCCGTGTGGCACGAGAGACTACTGGTTCTGGCTGCGCAGGGAGTGTTCTTCAATGCCTTCTTTGTGTTCTATTTGCTTTCCCCCAAGATTGCACATAGATTTACTGGGTACCTGGAGGAGGAAGCTGTAATATCTTACACAGATTATTTGAAGGCTATTGAAGATGGCAAAATTGAAAATGTGCCGGCTCCTGCTATAGCCATCGACTACTGGAGGCTACCTAAAGATGCAAGACTTCTTGATGTTATTACTGTGATTCGTGCTGATGAAGCTCACCATCGTGATGTCAACCATTTCGCATCT GATATTCAATTTCAGGGAAAAGAACTGAGAGAAGCACCGGCTCCCATTGGTTATCACTAA
- the LOC101301585 gene encoding ubiquinol oxidase, mitochondrial-like, which produces MNRIAARSVAGALRHGRNFNRHISTATVVSTTPKFDAADYLHRQSATAFGSWRMMSTVTPSIQTPPPSAEKEKDKKESSGSGSDAKKDVVISNYWGIARPKLTREDGTEWPWNCFMPWETYEADLSIDLSKHHVPKTFLDKVAYRTVKLLRVPTDIFFQRRYGCRAMMLETVAAVPGMVGGMLLHLRSLRKFQQSGGWIKALLEEAENERMHLMTMVELVKPAWYERLLVLTVQGVFFNAFFGLYMISPKVAHRVVGYLEEEAIHSYTEYLKDIDSGKIENVPAPAIAIDYWRLPKDAKLKDVITVIRADEAHHRDVNHFASDIHHQGKELRDAPAPIGYH; this is translated from the exons ATGAACCGGATCGCGGCGAGGTCGGTGGCCGGAGCTCTGCGCCATGGCCGCAACTTCAACCGCCACATTTCCACTGCTACCGTCGTTAGTACTACGCCGAAGTTCGACGCAGCCGACTATCTCCACCGCCAGAGCGCCACCGCTTTCGGCTCCTGGAGGATGATGAGCACGGTGACGCCGTCGATTCAAACGCCGCCTCCTTCGGCTGAGAAGGAGAAGGACAAGAAGGAGAGCTCCGGCTCCGGCTCCGACGCGAAGAAAGACGTCGTGATTTCGAATTATTGGGGAATTGCGAGGCCGAAGCTCACCAGGGAGGACGGCACTGAGTGGCCATGGAATTGCTTCATG CCATGGGAGACGTATGAAGCAGATTTGTCGATCGATCTGAGCAAGCACCATGTGCCGAAGACGTTTCTGGACAAAGTGGCGTACAGAACGGTCAAGCTTCTTCGAGTTCCGACTGATATCTTCTTCCAG AGACGGTATGGGTGCCGTGCAATGATGCTGGAAACTGTGGCAGCTGTCCCTGGTATGGTTGGAGGAATGCTGCTGCACTTAAGGTCTCTCCGAAAGTTTCAGCAGAGTGGTGGTTGGATCAAAGCCTTACTTGAAGAAGCAGAGAATGAGAGGATGCACTTGATGACAATGGTGGAACTTGTGAAGCCTGCATGGTATGAGAGGCTACTTGTTCTCACTGTGCAGGGAGTCTTCTTCAATGCCTTCTTCGGGCTCTATATGATTTCCCCCAAGGTTGCACACAGGGTTGTTGGATATCTGGAGGAGGAGGCTATTCACTCTTATACAGAGTACTTGAAGGATATTGATAGTGGCAAGATTGAAAATGTACCGGCCCCTGCTATAGCAATTGACTACTGGAGGCTACCAAAAGATGCTAAACTGAAGGATGTTATCACTGTGATTCGTGCTGATGAAGCTCACCATAGGGATGTCAACCATTTTGCATCT GATATTCATCATCAGGGAAAGGAACTGAGAGATGCCCCAGCTCCCATTGGATATCACTAA
- the LOC101302454 gene encoding uncharacterized protein LOC101302454 — protein sequence MKSLRKGGEVSQDPPPYHVLHKLPPGDSPYVRAKHVQLVEKDPEAAIVLFWKAINAGDRVDSALKDMAIVMKQQDRAEEAIEAIMSFRDRCSKQAQESLDNVLIDLYKKCGRMEEQIELLKRKLRMIYQGEAFNGKLTKTARSHGRKFQVTIKKETSRILGNLGWAYMQQGNNVAAEVVYRKAQIIDPDANKACNLCLCLIRQARYAEAQSVLDEVLQGKLSGSDDGKSKTRAGELLQELKTCQPIDLSSNHSLGLNIEDAFLEGLDQLVKHWTPLRSRRLPIFEEISPYRDQLAC from the exons ATGAAGAGCCTGAGAAAAGGTGGAGAGGTTTCTCAAGACCCTCCTCCTTACCATGTTCTTCACAAATTGCCTCCTGGTGATAGCCCTTATGTTCGAGCCAAACATGTCCAG TTAGTTGAGAAGGATCCAGAAGCTGCTATAGTATTGTTCTGGAAGGCCATCAATGCCGGAGACAGGGTGGATAGTGCCCTAAAGGACATGGCAATAGTCATGAAGCAGCAAGACAGAGCAGAAGAAGCAATTGAAGCAATAATGTCTTTCAGGGACCGCTGCTCCAAGCAGGCACAGGAATCCCTAGATAACGTACTAATTGACTTATACAAG AAATGTGGGAGAATGGAGGAGCAAATAGAGCTATTGAAGCGGAAGCTACGGATGATTTACCAAGGAGAGGCCTTCAATGGCAAGCTTACCAAGACGGCACGCTCTCATGGAAGGAAGTTCCAAGTCACCATCAAGAAAGAGACCTCCAGGATACTG GGGAACTTAGGTTGGGCCTACATGCAACAAGGGAACAATGTAGCAGCAGAAGTGGTATATCGCAAAGCTCAAATCATTGACCCAGATGCCAACAAGGCCTGTAACTTATGCCTCTGCCTGATCAGACAAGCCCGATATGCAGAGGCACAATCGGTTCTTGATGAAGTATTACAGGGTAAACTTTCAGGATCGGATGATGGCAAGTCGAAAACACGCGCTGGGGAACTGTTGCAGGAGCTAAAGACATGCCAGCCTATAGACTTGTCATCCAATCATTCGTTAGGTTTAAACATAGAAGATGCTTTTCTCGAGGGGCTTGACCAGTTGGTGAAGCACTGGACCCCTTTAAGATCAAGAAGACTTCCCATCTTTGAAGAGATTTCTCCATATAGAGATCAGTTAGCTTGCTGA
- the LOC101303035 gene encoding uncharacterized protein LOC101303035 — protein MNFMDEDASSGSGDDANVVDGNKHQPGIPSNSGRRKRSRKATGDAIVDAMLEIAAASKMRANAIVKSEDRFSISKCIKVLDEMLGIDQQIYFLALDLFENANARETFISLKSEKRLLWLQRKFSASSN, from the coding sequence ATGAATTTCATGGACGAGGATGCTTCTTCGGGCTCTGGCGATGACGCCAATGTGGTCGATGGAAACAAGCATCAGCCTGGGATACCGTCAAACTCAGGGCGTAGGAAGAGAAGTCGCAAGGCTACGGGTGATGCTATAGTGGATGCTATGCTAGAAATAGCTGCCGCGTCGAAAATGAGGGCGAATGCAATAGTGAAGAGCGAGGATCGGTTTTCTATAAGCAAGTGCATAAAGGTATTGGATGAGATGCTAGGCATTGATCAGCAGATCTACTTTCTTGCATTGGATCTGTTTGAGAATGCTAATGCGAGAGAGACTTTTATCTCTCTTAAAAGTGAGAAGCGATTACTGTGGTTGCAGCGCAAGTTTAGTGCTTCCTCTAATTGA
- the LOC101301008 gene encoding alpha-galactosidase-like, with the protein MVMAAAPWLCSWQLRAGLVAICISFVFNTNCAIAARQLMRSSTGQDHIRRNLLDNGLGLTPPMGWNSWNHFNCHIEEKLIKETADSMVSTGLAALGYEYINLDDCWAEQNRDSEGNLVAKSSAFPSGIKALADYVHSKGLKLGIYSDAGTLTCSKEMPGSLGHEEQDAHTFASWGIDYLKYDNCHSTGTSPKERYPVMSKALLNSSRPIFFSLCEWGVEDPATWAASVGNSWRTTGDISDNWDSMTSRADQNDIWASYAGPGGWNDPDMLEVGNGGMTLEEYRAHFSIWALAKAPLLIGCDIRSMDDATLSLLSNKEVIAVNQDKLGAQGKQVTSGTDLQVWAGPLSDNRVALVLWNRSPSKATVTAHWSDIGLKPATVVEARDLWEHSTGPSVSEKLSADLESHACKMYVLTPK; encoded by the exons ATGGTCATGGCAGCAGCTCCTTGGTTATGTTCTTGGCAGCTGCGGGCTGGTTTGGTCGCGATATGCATTTCTTTCGTGTTCAATACCAACTGCGCGATTGCTGCTCGGCAGTTAATGAGATCCAGTACTGGACAGGATCATATTAGAAGGAACCTGTTGGACAATGGACTAGGTCTAACACCACCTATGGG ATGGAATAGTTGGAATCACTTCAACTGTCACATTGAAGAAAAATTGATCAAAGAGACGG CGGACTCGATGGTATCAACAGGACTTGCTGCACTTGGCTACGAATATATAAATTTAG ATGATTGCTGGGCTGAACAGAATCGAGATTCTGAG GGAAATTTGGTTGCAAAATCTTCAGCATTTCCATCTGGAATCAAGGCTTTAGCAGATTATGTCCACAGCAAAGGGCTGAAGCTTGGGATTTACTCTGATGCCGG AACTCTAACATGCAGTAAAGAAATGCCCGGATCACTAGGCCATGAGGAACAAGATGCACATACTTTCGCTTCCTGG GGAATTGACTACTTGAAGTATGATAATTGTCACAGTACCGGTACAAGCCCTAAGGAAAG GTATCCAGTAATGAGTAAAGCTTTACTGAACTCCTCAAGGCCTATCTTCTTTTCCCTATGTGAATG GGGAGTAGAAGACCCTGCAACCTGGGCTGCCAGTGTTGGAAATAGTTGGAGAACAACCGGAGACATTTCTGATAACTGGGATAG TATGACATCTCGTGCGGATCAAAATGACATATGGGCATCATACGCTGGACCTGGAGGTTGGAATG ATCCTGATATGCTTGAAGTTGGAAATGGAGGTATGACTCTCGAGGAATATCGTGCACATTTCAGCATCTGGGCATTAGCTAAG GCTCCTCTGTTAATTGGATGTGATATTCGATCTATGGACGATGCGACTCTCAGTCTGTTAAGCAACAAGGAAGTCATTGCAGTTAATCAAG ATAAACTAGGAGCACAAGGGAAACAGGTTACGAGTGGTACAGATTTGCAG GTTTGGGCTGGCCCTCTTAGTGATAACAGGGTAGCATTAGTTCTGTGGAATAGAAGTCCTTCAAAAGCTACGGTCACAGCTCATTGGTCCGACATAGGCCTCAAACCAGCAACCGTTGTCGAAGCCAGAGATTTATGGGAG CATTCAACTGGACCATCAGTAAGTGAAAAGCTCTCTGCCGATCTCGAGTCCCATGCTTGCAAAATGTACGTGCTAACTCCCAAGTAA
- the LOC101302750 gene encoding probable prefoldin subunit 1-like: MADEANRAAFMEIQGRMIELTAKLKQVQNQMRNKEGEKKRAFLTLEEIRPLPEDANTYKSIGRTFVLEPKSVLVSEQEQKLQDSESAIALLQTSKEYIEKQIGEVETNLRELLNQDPGLARQIMSMTVM, translated from the exons ATGGCCGACGAAGCCAACAGAGCT GCCTTCATGGAGATTCAAGGTCGCATGATCGAGCTCACGGCCAAACTCAAGCAG GTGCAGAACCAGATGCGAAACAAAGAAGGAGAAAAGAAGCGTGCTTTTCTAACCCTAGAGGAGATTCGCCCTTTGCCTGAAGACGCTAATACTTACAAATCTATAG GAAGAAC GTTTGTTTTAGAGCCAAAGTCAGTGTTGGTGAGTGAACAGGAACAGAAGCTCCAGGATAGTGAGAGTGCAATTGCCTTGCTACAG ACCTCAAAGGAATACATTGAGAAACAGATTGGAGAGGTGGAGACCAACTTGAGGGAGCTATTGAACCAGGATCCAGGTCTTGCTCGTCAGATAATGTCCATGACTGTTATGTAA
- the LOC101293401 gene encoding transcription factor bHLH85-like — protein MDRTGAVPEGEWSSHSLGGMFTGDQQEADFMMIQLLENYPNIPDMAIPDDFWPGNEESTLMNISSNYGSPDYSLESTYSLLNDSSQETDLFSTSTDRFYNLSGSRPMTSVTRNVNGNDNSISNDFCAEEAIDVTSLYLIQEEGDVSIDGNVEEPSRYQRDEPASIDHEKSNTSSSKISSMKRPKASENDQMNKRSRKSKKSCNNEEDGNHIDNASQLQPSGGITEAASLNLNGKTRATRGSATDAQSVYARRRRERINERLKVLQNLVPNGRKVDISTMLEEAVNYVKFLQLQIKMLSSDDMWMYAPICYNGMFFGLDGDESSHARSMLELKDNIQKRL, from the exons ATGGATCGCACCGGAGCTGTTCCAGAGGGAGAATGGAGCTCTCACTCTCTTGGTGGGATGTTCACTGGTGATCAGCAGGAGGCAGATTTCATGATGATCCAGTTGCTTGAGAATTACCCAAATATTCCAGACATGGCAATCCCGGATGATTTTTGGCCTGGCAATGAAGAATCAACATTGATGAATATTTCAAGCAACTATGGGAGTCCAGATTATTCTTTAGAAAGTACTTACTCTCTTTTGAACGACAGTTCACAAGAGACTGATCTATTTTCCACTTCAACCGATCGATTCTACAACTTGAGCGGTTCTCGCCCAATGACTTCGGTAACAAGGAATGTTAACGGCAACGACAATTCTATATCTAATGACTTCTGTGCTGAGGAGGCGATAGACGTCACTAGTTTGTATCTCATTCAAGAAGAAGGTGATGTGAGCATTGACGGCAATGTGGAAGAGCCCAGCAGGTACCAGCGTGATGAACCAGCCAGCATTGATCATGAAAAAAGTAACACCAGCAGCTCCAAGATTAGTTCTATGAAGAGACCAAAAGCCTCCGAAAAT GATCAAATGAATAAGAGGAGCAGAAAGTCTAAGAAGAGCTGCAACAACGAAGAAGATGGGAATCATATTGATAATGCTTCTCAGCTTCAGCCTAGTGGAGGGATTACTGAGGCTGCATCTCTCAACTTGAATGGAAAGACAAGAGCTACTAGGGGGTCTGCCACCGATGCCCAAAGTGTCTATGCAAGG AGAAGAAGAGAGCGAATAAACGAAAGGCTCAAAGTCCTGCAAAACCTTGTCCCCAATGGAAGAAAG GTTGATATTAGCACAATGCTTGAGGAAGCTGTCAATTATGTGAAGTTCTTGCAACTCCAAATTAAG ATGTTAAGCTCGGACGATATGTGGATGTATGCTCCCATTTGTTACAATGGAATGTTCTTCGGGCTTGATGGAGATGAGTCTTCCCACGCTAGATCAATGTTAGAATTGAAAGATAACATACAAAAGAGATTATGA